In Brienomyrus brachyistius isolate T26 chromosome 14, BBRACH_0.4, whole genome shotgun sequence, the following proteins share a genomic window:
- the peli2 gene encoding E3 ubiquitin-protein ligase pellino homolog 2 → MFSPSQEERCTPTKEPVKYGELVVLGYNGSLPSGDRVRRKSRFALFRRTKANGVKPSTVHVLSSPQASKAVNCRGQHSISYTLSRNQTVVVEYCHDKDTDMFQIGRSTESPIDFVVTDTVSGSQGSEETPITQSTISRFACRVVCERSPPYTARIYAAGFDSSKNIFLGEKAAKWKNPDGHMDGLTTNGVLVMHPRGGFTEDSRPGVWREISVCGDVYTLRETRSAQTRGKLVDSESNVLQDGSLVDLCGATLLWRTADGLFHTPTQKHLEALRQEINAARPQCPVGLNTLAFPSLQRSRTLSTLEDKQPWVYLACGHVHGYHDWGHRSERESNAQRECPMCRAVGPYVPLWLGCEPAFYVDAGAPTHAFVPCGHVCSEKSVKYWAEIPLPHGTHAFHAACPFCATQLEPSQSYAKLIFQGPID, encoded by the exons ATGTTTTCGCCCAGCCAGGAGGAGCGCTGCACCCCCACGAAAGAGCCTGTGAAGTATGGGGAGCTGGTGGTGCTGGG GTACAATGGCTCCCTGCCAAGCGGTGACCGGGTCCGCAGGAAAAGCCGGTTTGCCCTGTTCCGTAGGACCAAAGCCAATGGCGTAAAGCCCAGCACAGTGCACGTCCTCAGCTCGCCGCAGGCCAGCAAG GCAGTGaactgcagggggcagcacagCATCTCCTACACCCTATCCCGGAACCAGACGGTCGTGGTGGAATACTGTCATGACAAGGACACCGACATGTTCCAG ATCGGTCGCTCTACGGAGAGCCCCATCGATTTTGTGGTGACTGACACGGTGTCCGGGAGCCAGGGCTCAGAGGAGACTCCCATCACGCAGAGCACCATATCACGCTTTGCCTGCCGCGTGGTCTGTGAGCGCAGCCCCCCCTACACTGCCAGGATCTATGCCGCCGGCTTCGACTCCTCCAAAAACATCTTCCTCGGG GAGAAAGCTGCCAAGTGGAAGAACCCGGATGGTCACATGGACGGCCTGACGACCAATGGGGTACTGGTCATGCACCCCAGGGGCGGCTTCACGGAGGACTCGCGGCCCGGCGTCTGGAGGGAGATCTCTGTGTGCGGCGACGTCTACACGCTGAGGGAGACCCGTTCGGCTCAGACCCGTGGCAAGCTG GTGGACAGCGAGAGCAACGTGCTGCAGGATGGCTCACTGGTGGACCTGTGCGGTGCCACACTGCTGTGGCGTACGGCGGATGGCCTGttccacacacccacacagaagCACCTGGAGGCGCTGCGGCAGGAGATCAACGCGGCACGGCCCCAGTGCCCCGTGGGCCTCAACACGCTGGCCTTTCCCAGCCTGCAGCGCAGCCGCACCCTGTCCACGCTGGAAGACAAGCAGCCCTGGGTGTACCTGGCCTGTGGTCACGTGCACGGCTATCACGACTGGGGCCACCGCTCAGAGCGGGAGTCCAACGCGCAGCGCGAGTGCCCCATGTGCCGTGCCGTGGGCCCCTACGTGCCACTCTGGCTAGGCTGCGAACCCGCCTTCTACGTGGACGCGGGCGCACCCACGCACGCCTTTGTGCCGTGCGGACACGTGTGCTCCGAGAAGTCTGTCAAGTACTGGGCCGAGATCCCACTGCCGCACGGCACGCACGCTTTCCACGCCGCCTGCCCCTTCTGTGCCACACAGCTGGAGCCCTCGCAGAGCTACGCCAAGCTCATCTTTCAGGGGCCCATCGATTGA